In Rosa chinensis cultivar Old Blush chromosome 1, RchiOBHm-V2, whole genome shotgun sequence, a genomic segment contains:
- the LOC112181967 gene encoding uncharacterized protein LOC112181967, which yields MELHFLKSPISLIIPILFTAFILGCFPTVRSEQEDSFIKLPSESQPADVCPAQTTSLVHALSCPVNCFRPDPVCGVNGVTYWCGCQEAQCAGVKVAKLGFCEVGNGGAAPLSAQALLLVHIVWLIVLGFSVLFGLF from the coding sequence ATGGAGCTCCACTTCCTTAAGTCCCCAATCTCTCTCATTATACCTATACTCTTCACCGCCTTCATCCTCGGTTGCTTCCCCACCGTCCGATCCGAGCAGGAAGATAGTTTCATCAAACTGCCCTCGGAGTCTCAACCAGCTGATGTATGTCCCGCCCAGACTACGTCACTGGTTCACGCCCTCTCGTGTCCGGTCAATTGCTTTCGACCGGACCCGGTATGCGGCGTGAACGGTGTGACATACTGGTGTGGCTGCCAGGAGGCACAATGTGCAGGGGTTAAAGTGGCCAAGTTGGGATTTTGCGAGGTGGGAAATGGGGGTGCGGCTCCTCTATCTGCGCAGGCCTTGCTTTTGGTTCACATTGTGTGGCTTATCGTCCTCGGATTCTCAGTTTTGTTTGGACTTTTCTAA